In a genomic window of Lycium ferocissimum isolate CSIRO_LF1 chromosome 9, AGI_CSIRO_Lferr_CH_V1, whole genome shotgun sequence:
- the LOC132030304 gene encoding large ribosomal subunit protein bL19cy-like: MGSIVLPQALVVVPRNPTRCIPQKLAFSACLSRKPSQLNVFSHNSLGLSSKWEICSFVVRAEAKAEGEPGAVEAEVPAETENETEVEAEAAVATEERPPFKPRTKLGDIMGILNKQAIEASGTVRPTPDIRTGDVVEIKLEVPENRKRLSIYKGIVISKQNAGIHTTIRIRRIIAGIGVEIVFPVYSPNIKELKVVKHRKVRRARLYYLRDKLPRLSTFK, encoded by the exons ATGGGTTCCATTGTTCTGCCTCAG GCATTAGTTGTGGTTCCAAGAAACCCCACAAGATGTATTCCACAGAAGCTAGCATTTTCGGCATGCCTCTCTCGAAAGCCTTCTCAGTTGAATGTATTTTCACACAATTCACTGGGGCTAAGTTCAAAGTGGGAAATTTGCTCTTTTGTTGTTAGAGCTGAAGCTAAAGCTGAAGGGGAACCGGGAGCTGTTGAGGCTGAGGTCCCAGCAGAAACAGAAAATGAAACTGAGGTTGAAGCTGAAGCTGCAGTTGCAACTGAGGAAAGGCCACCATTTAAGCCGAGAACTAAGCTCGGAGATATAATGggg ATATTGAACAAGCAAGCAATTGAGGCATCAGGTACTGTGAGGCCTACACCAGATATTAGGACTGGTGATGTTGTTGAGATCAAATTG GAAGTCCCAGAGAATAGGAAGAGGTTGTCTATTTATAAAGGTATAGTCATTTCAAAACAAAATGCTGGTATCCACACGACAATTCGCATTCGGAGGATTATTGCTGGCATTGGAGTTGAAATAGTTTTCCCAGT GTATTCACCAAATATCAAGGAGCTCAAAGTAGTTAAGCACCGAAAAGTCAGGCGGGCCAGATTGTACTATTTGCGTGACAAGCTCCCAAGGCTCTCCACTTTTAAATGA